CGGGTGCGCGACGCGCTGCTCGCGGTCGAGCGGGACCTCGTCGTGGAACGTCTCCTGGCCGATCCGGACGGCCACCGTCCGCACGCCCAAAAGCGGGTCGTAGTCCCCCTGCACGACATGCTGATGCGCGAACCGGAGCCGGACCAATCCCCGGCCGCCGGGAGGCAGGCTGACCGGAGCGAGCGTCTCCGCCGGCTTGGCCGAGGCGTCCGGCGCCTGGTCGTCGCTCCAGACGGCTAGGGAAACGCGCTCGCGGCAGCGGGCGGGGTCGTCGGCGGCCGGGATCACGTCGCCGTCGCTGACGGCCTTCTCGGCCGGCCGGAGCGCCACGGAGACCTTCCGCGGCGAGGAGTGCCCGGCCACCCGCGAGTTCGACACCCAGCCCTCGGTCTTCACCTCGATCTCGCCGGGGGTCAGCACCAACCCGGCGTTGGTCTCATTGCGGATCTGGTAATCGACGACCCAGGCGCCCTGGTCCTGCCGGGTCCCTCGGCGTTCCAGCGTCACCCGGTTGGGATTGCCGACCGACGCGCCGTCATCGGCGATCGTCGTCCCCACCCCCGCCAGGATCAGGCTTACGCAAACTCCCGGAACGCTCCGCATCCGAACCCCCCGGCTGCGCGACCGCGCGAAGATCCGCATGATCCACCGTCCCTTCCGTGGGCCTGGTCAATCCGTCCGTCCGCCTTCCCTGGCGCGCGTGGATGAGGCGATTCACGCATGCTCTACGCGCCGAGCCTGGTCGCCGTGACGACCTGGTGTTTCCTGAGAGCCGTCTTACCTGTTCATCACCGTTGGTTGGGGATGTGGACACATCCCATGCGACGGTCGTTCAGTCCAGTCGGTGAAGACTGGCAAGACGCCTCTATCCTTCAACTAGACCTTGGTCCCTGATCCGTAAATCAGGCGAAGCTCCGAATCCAAGGCGATCGATTCGCGCCGAAGACGAACGTCCGTGGGGAGAAGGGGCGCGCCGGCGGGAGAGGGCGCAAGGCGGCTGGCTCGGGGCGTTCCGATGTTCAGTCGTCTTCGGGTCCGGAGTCCCCCTCGTCATCGAGGTCGAGGGCGGCCGGAGGGATGGTTGCACAGCGTTCCAGGAACCGTGGGAGGAACCGGTCCAGGAATACGGAAACGGCGATCTGAGTGGTGGCGTTGTTCATGCCCCAGATGCTGGCCTTGGCTTCGGCCGGCTCGGGGTCGAGCTGGATGAAGTAGCGCTCGTTCACCGCCAGGGCGACGGGGACTTCCTCAAGCCAGCGATGGGCCAGTTCGTTGACTCCCGGACCCCCCAGCGAGATCGTCGCCATATTTTGCAACGATTCGTCGTGGAGCCAGCGGAAGTCGGCGACGACGTGGACCTCGTAATCAGCCAGGTCGCGGTCGGTCGAGGCCTCCAGGGCTTCTTCGATCCGGCGCTTCAGGTAGTACGCCAGCGGCCGATCCATGGATTCGGCCCGCAGGGTGCTGCCCGTCACGATCAGGAGGAACCGGAGCGAGGCACCTTCGGCCATGAGACGGCCCGAGCCTTTCTTTCTTTACAATCGGACGTCGACGGCCCTCGACGGTCGTCGAATTTGAGGTGATTTCACGATCCGATTATACCGCCGCCGTCCATCGCGACGGCTAGATCCTCCTTCCGGCCCTCTGGGCCGGGCTCGATTACTGCGAACCGGGCGCCACGGGCTGCGAAGCCCGCCAGAGGTTGATTCTTTTCAACACCGACTGGGCGGCCTGCACCTCGTCGTCCCCCTCGGCCTCGAACCGCTGGGAGACCGCCTGCTTGCCGGCCAGGGGGATCAGGCACGAGAAGACGACCCGGCCGGAGGGGTCTCCCTCGACCTGGTATTTCGAGACCCCGGCGGCCGCGAGCTTGCGGCGGATCTCGGCCCAGTCGCCCCCGGTTGCGGCGGTCGAGGACTCGGCGGCCGGCAGGGACGACGGGGCGACCCCCAGGTCGAGCGGCGGCGGGGAGTCGGTCTTGGGCTTGGGTTGTTCGGCCGGGGCTGGGGCCGGCGTCAGGATCGACGAGAGGGCGCCCAGCAAAGCGGGCCCGCCGCCTCCTCCTCCCTTGGCCGGTTCAGCGGCCGGGGCGGGAGTCGGGGTTGGAGTCGCCGGTGAGCCGGCGAGGGCCGCTTGCGTTTCCTTAAACGGCTCAGTGACCTTGGGTTCCGGCAGGACGGGGAGGTCGGCCGTCGCGGCGGGGGCTGGAGCCGGCGCGGGTTTGGGCTCGGGCGCCCGGGGGGGCTCGCTCGAGGCCATGAGGGTGTTGGGTTTGGCCTGGGCACCGGGGGGCGGGGTCAACTCCAGCGAGTCGATCTCGCCGCCGTCCTTCAGGCCCATGTAGTCCAGCAGGTGTTCCTGCGCCCAGCGGAAGCCGGGGCCGCTCACCAGCGCCCCGCCGCCGAAGGCCGCTGCCACCAGCACGATCACGAGCAGGAATTGACGCACAACCCGGCCTCCATGCCCTTCGCTCCACCCCGTCGAGCCGACGTCCCGTCGGCTCTCACGCCTTTCGCAGACCGCCTTGCCGGGGCCCGCCGTTCCGCCAATAATCCAATAATCGTAAGGGGGATGCGAACAGACTCCCCCGAGCGATGAATTTCCTCGGCCCTGGGCGACGATACCAGACGAGGCGACGGCGAATCAACCGTCCTACCCGCCCCCTCGTGCAAGCATGAATCGACGCTCGGAACCGGGGCCAGACCGCCCGGAAAACGGGCAGTATTTAACCGAGCCTCCCCCATGAAGCAAGCCCAGTCCTATCACTCGCGCCCGACCCTTTGGGCGTCCCGACCAGTCCCCGCGGCTGGAAGGTGGATGGATGGCTCGCGCAGGGAGCCCCGATCCTCGGGGAATCTCGTGTTCGGGACGATCGGCTTCCTGTTCACGGCGGTTTGGTGGGTGGTTACGCTCCCTTTTCGCCTGGTCTTCGGCGCGCTGTCGCTGATGGGCCGGATGGTGGGCGTGGCCGTCGGCTTCTCGCTGATGGTGGTGGGCGTGGCGCTGGGGGCGGGGCCGTTCTTCCTGATCGGCATCCCGATGTTCCTCGTCGGCCTGCTGCTGACGCTCCGTTGCCTGGGGTAAGATTGGGATCGAAACGACCTCAAGGACGGTCTTCCCCACTCGCGGGGGAAGACAGATCGCGCAGCGATCAGATGAGGGGGACGACCGGCTTCGGATGCACGTCCGGCGGCTGGTTCTCGTTGAGGCGACTCCGGGTTCATGGCCACGCAAGCGTGGCCATGAACCAGTGTGGGAAGCCAGCGCGACCGTCGCCGATCGCATGGCCACGCAAGCGTGGCCATGGCACCCCGGCGGCTGGCTCTCGATGCGACGCCGATCCCCCCTCATCCGGCCCTTCGGGCCACCTTCCCCCGCGAGGGGGGGAAGGCTGTTTCGACTTCGGACTCGCATCCCACGGCCCACGCCGCTCCTGATCCGACCCGTTCCGCCTCTCTCGCTCGCCATGAACGCCACGACGATCTATCTGGACAACAACGCGACCTCGGCGCTCGATCCTCGGGTGCTGGAGGCGATGCGTCCCCATTTCCTGAACCCCGGCAATGCGGAGAGCCGGCATTCGGCCGGCCGCCAGGCGCGTCGGGCGTTCGACGAGGCTCGGGAGACCGTGGCCGAGATCCTCAACGCCCGGCCCGACGAGGTGGTCTTCACCTCGGGCGGGACGGAGTCGAACAACCTCGCCGTCTTCGGGCTCGTCGTCGACGACCAGGGGCGGCCGGGTCGGATCGTGACCACGGCCATCGAGCATCCGGCGGTCAACGAGATGATCGCCCATCTGGAGGCCCGCGGCTTCGTCGCCGACGTCGCGCCGGTGGAGTTCGACGGGATCGTCGACGTCGACCGCATGGCCGACCTCTTCTACGACCGGACCCGGCTGGCGACCTTGATGCTGGCCAATAACGAGACCGGCGCGATCCAGTCGGTCGCCCGGCTGGCGGACCTCGCCGCGGCGCGGGGGATCCCGGTGCATACGGACGCCGTGCAGGCGGTGGGGCGGATCCCCGTGGACTTCGCCGCGCTGGGGGTGGCGACGCTCTCCGCCAGCGGCCACAAGTTCCACGGC
This window of the Paludisphaera rhizosphaerae genome carries:
- a CDS encoding cysteine desulfurase family protein yields the protein MNATTIYLDNNATSALDPRVLEAMRPHFLNPGNAESRHSAGRQARRAFDEARETVAEILNARPDEVVFTSGGTESNNLAVFGLVVDDQGRPGRIVTTAIEHPAVNEMIAHLEARGFVADVAPVEFDGIVDVDRMADLFYDRTRLATLMLANNETGAIQSVARLADLAAARGIPVHTDAVQAVGRIPVDFAALGVATLSASGHKFHGPAGSGVLLVRRGVRLSPRLYGGGQQQGRRPGTIPVPLAVGFATALDLWRRESEARAANWRRLSLRLVDGLRNAIGPDRIVPNGPADPAKRLPQTINLGFLRLNGDALLMQLDLAGVAVSLGSACASGSTQPSPTLLAMGVPDDCLRSSVRFSLGAFTTEAEVDQAVTHVAAAVTWLSR